The Papaver somniferum cultivar HN1 chromosome 3, ASM357369v1, whole genome shotgun sequence genome includes a region encoding these proteins:
- the LOC113355259 gene encoding kinesin-like protein KIN-14K, with product MENYDKNFSDMGLKYKNLENTAKETCRSCLVESRKMFNQNCRLYDEFLDSKGNVRVYGRVRPCPDKNQTIIPLIGKDGELLLQTLPYIQMMVIGCSTTDEQVFLDTQPVIRSVIDGYNVCIFAFGQSGWEKTNTKTGLDASSTKDWGIHVEALNVLFQMLRNRRSSFSHKIDVEMVEIYNEQVRDLLQMGVSHNKISTSSQPNGLTVPDASMHPVKSVSDVLKFVRIGLAKQARGLTALNERSIRSHSILTVHVRCTDLVTEATLRGSLHLVDLARSGSVDCSHQVTRGRFREAQYISKSLSSLGDVMFSLSQKNDHVPYTDSQLTRVLQSSLGGQAKTVMFVKLNPYVDAYSEKVL from the exons ATGGAGAACTATGATAAAAACTTTAGTGACATGG GTTTAAAATATAAAAATCTAGAAAATACAGCTAAAGAGACTTGTCGCTCTTGTCTTGTGGAGAGTCGGAAGATGTTTAACCAGAATTGTAGGTTGTACGATGAGTTTCTAGACTCAAAAG GAAATGTTAGAGTGTATGGTCGTGTACGACCATGCCCAGACAAAAATCAGACAATCATACCGCTCATTGGCAAGGATGGAGAGTTGTTATTGCAAACCCTTCCGTACATACAGATGATGGTCATAGGTTGTTCAACTACTGATG AGCAAGTATTTTTAGATACACAACCAGTGATAAGATCTGTTATTGATGGTTACAATGTATGCATTTTCGCTTTCGGTCAGTCAGGCTGGGAGAAGACTAACACTAAG ACTGGCCTTGATGCATCGTCCACAAAGGATTGGGGTATCCATGTCGAAGCCCTTAATGTTCTTTTCCAAATGTTGCGGAATAGAAGAAGCTCCTTTTCACATAAAATTGATGTTGAAATGGTTGAAATCTATAATGAACAGGTCCGCGATTTGCTACAGATGGGTGTCTCTCATAATAA AATCTCTACTAGCTCGCAACCGAATGGGTTAACTGTTCCTGACGCCAGCATGCACCCTGTTAAATCTGTCTCCGATGTCCTGAAATTCGTGCGAATAGGACTAGCAAAACAGGCAAGAGGTCTCACTGCTCTCAATGAAAGAAGTATTAGATCGCACAG TATTCTTACAGTTCATGTGCGATGCACGGACTTGGTTACAGAGGCCACACTGCGTGGTAGTCTCCACTTAGTTGATCTTGCTAGAAGTGGAAGTGTTGACTGCTCTCATCAGGTAACTCGAGGCAGATTCCGGGAAGCACAATATATTAGCAAATCATTATCTTCCCTTGGCGACGTTATGTTTTCTCTGTCCCAAAAGAACGATCATGTACCTTACACAGATAGCCAACTAACTCGAGTACTTCAGAGCTCTCTAG GTGGTCAGGCGAAGACTGTCATGTTTGTGAAACTTAATCCCTATGTTGATGCGTACTCTGAGAAAGTACTTTAA